The following are encoded together in the Hippoglossus stenolepis isolate QCI-W04-F060 chromosome 12, HSTE1.2, whole genome shotgun sequence genome:
- the kcnk1b gene encoding potassium channel subfamily K member 1b → MLQSLTSNSCVRLIQSHKSTWYFASLVLGYVLYLVFGAVVFSSVELPYEDLLRQELRALKKQFLRENDCLTEERLERFLQKALDASNYGVSILNNASDNWNWDFTSALFFASTVLSTTGYGHTAPLSDGGKAFCIIYSMIGIPFTLLFLTAVVQRIMMFSTRRPITYIHTRWGLSKPLVAIVHATLLATLAVSCFFLIPAAIFSVLEENWNFLESFYFCFISLSTIGLGDYVPGENANQRFRELYKVGITVYLILGLIVMLVVLETFCELQQLKQLRKIFYLKKEKPQDRLAILEHDHLSFTTVSDRAAVHYQGKNQPFVSVPSLVSPNDDPMIQ, encoded by the exons ATGCTTCAGTCTTTAACCAGCAATTCCTGCGTGCGTCTGATCCAGAGCCACAAATCGACGTGGTACTTCGCCTCCCTGGTCCTCGGCTATGTGCTCTACCTGGTGTTCGGCGCCGTCGTCTTCTCGTCGGTGGAGCTGCCCTACGAGGACCTGCTGCGGCAGGAGCTGCGCGCCCTGAAGAAGCAGTTCCTCCGGGAGAACGACTGCCTCACCGAGGAGCGTCTGGAGCGCTTCCTGCAGAAAGCCCTGGACGCCAGCAATTACGGGGTCTCCATCCTCAACAACGCCTCGGACAACTGGAACTGGGACTTCACCTCCGCGCTGTTCTTCGCCAGCACCGTGCTGTCCACCACAG gATATGGTCACACAGCGCCTCTGTCGGACGGCGGGAAGGCCTTCTGCATCATCTACTCAATGATTGGCATCcccttcaccctcctcttcctcaccgcCGTGGTGCAAAGGATCATGATGTTCAGCACGCGGAGGCCGATCACGTACATCCACACGCGCTGGGGCCTGTCTAAGCCCCTGGTGGCCATTGTTCACGCTACCCTGCTCGCCACGCTGGCCGTCTCTTGCTTCTTCCTCATCCCCGCCGCCATCTTTTCGGTGCTGGAGGAGAACTGGAACTTCCTGGAGTCCTTCTACTTCTGCTTCATTTCGCTGAGCACCATCGGCCTGGGAGACTACGTACCCGGAGAGAACGCTAATCAGAGGTTCAGGGAGCTCTATAAAGTGGGCATCACTG TCTACCTGATCCTGGGTCTGATTGTCatgctggtggtgctggagaCCTTCTgcgagctgcagcagctgaagcagctGAGGAAGATCTTCTACctgaagaaggagaagccgCAGGACCGCCTTGCCATTTTGGAGCACGACCACCTGTCCTTCACCACAGTGTCCGACAGAGCCGCGGTCCACTACCAAGGCAAAAACCAGCCGTTCGTGAGCGTCCCCTCTCTGGTCTCTCCCAACGACGATCCCATGATTCAGTAA